From the genome of Cyprinus carpio isolate SPL01 chromosome B24, ASM1834038v1, whole genome shotgun sequence:
TCATAGCTTTGCATTGCTGTTTTTTGCGCAGAACCTTCAACATTCAGGATCCGCCTGCAGGTTAATTCTCAGAAACTAATGTTTAGATTGTCCTTAAAGTACAGAAGAGTTGATTTTTCGGAGCTTTTAGATTATATTTGGGCAGATATTAAATTAGTTTCCAATTTgtgttgaatattttaaactaatttttagtaaaataagtgtttttgcaTAGTTTTGTAGCATTTGCAAAACCATCAACTCTCATAGATTTAGAGAAACATTCAAGTCTCATTTACAGGTTCATTCTACACAAACCCATATAGATGTTCCTAAAAGTCCAGAGGAGTTGGTAgtagtaatttttgtttgtttgtttgtttgtttgtttgttttggcaatTTTAGATTATTTCTGGGCCAATATTatattcagaaaacattttctGTTACATATTGAAAGTAAATTTTACTAAAATCAATGTTTTGTTGTCGTTGCATGCTTTTAATTTGCTTGCAACCATTGTATACtatgtatatattacataaatcaCTGCTGTTTCTTCCAGAATATTCACCTTCGCTGCCGATTGGATCTGTGTTGACTGATGGCTGCGCCGTCCAATCGCCTCTCAGCTCGTAGCGAAATGCAGCGATGCGTCTGCTTATGTCCTGGTGAGGCGTCGCTTGCAGGAAGAGAGCCGGTCGTTCTCCAGGCATGGCACTGAAGCAGCGCACACGGGCCGGGCCTGAGGTCTCGTCTCCCACCAGAAGCTCCAGGACTCCATCCCGCTCCACGTAGAGCTGAGCCCCGCCCCAGTGCTGATCCGGCTTGATGCAGGCCGACACCGGGCTCCTGCTGGACTCGCCGGGACCCAAGGCGCTCCACGGCAGTCGGGGCGAAAGAGTGAGACGCAGTGCTCCTGCAGGGTACAACCACTCCACCGAGCCCTCCCCGCACCTCAACCAAACCTGCTCCACGTTCTTCACCGCCTGAGAGAGACCACTGCACAGATGGAAACGAGCAGAGCTTAACCAGAGAAATCTGAGCAGGCCAAACCTCTATGAGTCAGCTTATCCACATTAAATCTGCTGCAAGCAGAAAAACTTGGCTCTCTTGGTCTGCTTTCTCAAAACTTGAGCCTTGAGTCATTTGATCCGTGCATAAAGTTTCTAGGAAAAGTGTAACGCCCCCTACTGGTTACTGGTTCCTTTAAATGCAGCCATTTAAACTTTCTGTACTAGTGGAAACATCCTTCAGCATCCATTAGTATTGCAACCCTAATATCACacctttttattacattatataattatattttctttatactTTACAAATGAAGTGcttcattaaacttttttttttttttttttttttttgcgcaacaGGTTTGGCTTCTGCGCGCATTTGCGTAAACTGTTTACACTATGACTATAAATATTCGCGATAAATAGATATGCAATTCATGCACACATATGAGAGATGATTACTGCacataatatttatacaaaatattttacctATGTTTACTGTAATTAATTGCATACATTTTGCACACTTCTAATTGCACAGAAATCATGCAAGATAGCAGAAAAATCAATGCATTCCAGGACAAAACGTTAACATAATGCGCAATATATTTATCAACAAAATCAACAGATATAAAGCCTGTAACTCTGCATGTTGGTAGTCTTTACCTTCCCCTCCAGCTGCACTGGTCTTCTGAGTAACTGGCCATCGTGAAACTGGTCAGGAATGAAATCCAAAGCGCAAAATTCCTGAAGTCCGAAACCTGCATCATCGCGCTAAGAGAGACACTGCGGCTCTCCAGAGAGGTGCGTGCGTAAAGTCCTTCTCTTCGCTCCTTTTCCAAATCTATAATTAAACCGAACGAAACCCTACTGATTCCATACTGTTGTCTGATCTAAAAGACTGTTCTGTCTAAACTAAactttccctctctttctgtaGATCAGTCCGTGCCGCGAGAGCAGAGAGCTGCTGACTGACTGGAGTTCCAGCGCAACAGTTTCAGAACTGGACTAAACTTTAAACCCCGCCCACAACAGGAGGCGTGGCTTCACCACAGTTAAAGTCCAATGAATGGCATCTCCTTTATTCACACTCGGTAAAGGAAAACGACAGAAGAATGTTTAATCAGCCTGAATGTGTGTGAAGGATTTTGAAACATAACACGTTGTTGGCAATAGCCTCCGAATCATTTTTAGCGAATCAAATAGTTCACGCGGCTCGTTGAGTGAACCGattaaatgattcactttattctGGCATTTAGCGTTACATTTTTGTAGCCAAAATCgctgtttatttctgtgttttctaATTAGGTTATACAAATTGCGTtgaatttgtgttgtttattgtttcaaaataataaacaacacaaattaaCTCTATTATTTTCCAAATATGATTAATATTCTTAATCCAGAAAGTTAATGGTTACTACTAACATCATTTTTCCAAACTCACAGTGTTGTTtactgctaaaaataaaaaaataaaaaataaaaataagccacTGATTAACAAAGGAATGCCAACCGGTTCTAAAAGAATCATTTCATAGAGTCGGTTCAAAAGAACGTTCGAATTCGTTGTTGAATCAATTAATTTGTGGCGCTCCAGTTTTCAGAGAGAAATCCgagaaagtagttttttttttaaacatgtttcagTTAGCTTGATTAACATggttaaaggattttaaatgacCATGTAgtcaaaagttacattttaatccAATCAATCTTAATTATGCATTGTAATCCAGTTAAGATGGCTAATGATTAATTCATGTTTGTGAtagaatatttgtttaaaaataagggACACATTGCTTGAAAACTGAATAGTAGGCTGCAAGAAGTGGTCAAAGCTGAAGTTCAAATCAAGTTGAGAAGAAATAggataaaatcataattaatgcATGATAAATCCACTCCAATGCTAGGCTTTTAAACTTATGGAGAGATGCAGAGACCAGGGGGATGGGTTTGGTGGTTGGGGGTAAACGGAGCTCTCTGCAGGATGTCCTGCCCTCTGTTCAGCCCATGCTGAGGGACTCTTTCTTCTCACTGCATTATAAGCAAATCAGATATTCTTTTGTATCACCACTGCAATCTATCTTTACGGatagtgtgcatgtgtgcgtacTTGAACGTGTGCCTTTGATGTGGTTATGACAGGACCTTTGACATATTCAAAGCCTGATGTCCAGTAGCCctgctgaggtgtgtgtgtattgtgttccCTGCTGATCTGCTGTGTATAAAGTGAGCCTTTTGTTCTCTGGTGGCCACTTCAAAGAATAGACACATGAAAGCAAACGTGAACGTGCATGTATGTGCGTGTGCATGTGATTGTGCATGTTTAGTGTTGCAGTGTTGCATAGCAAGAGAATTGACTTTCTGAGTCTTTTTCCAATATTTGCACACCAAAACCAGAAAACAGTTGTAAATGAAGAAATATGATGACGCTAAGTTTGGATTGTCAGTGTAATGTAGTGAAGTACAGCTGAAGATCCTATTTTGATTGATGTTGATGTATTACACAGCACAgcgtcttaaaataaaaatgtcagttgATTTGCAAAGAATACTTCAGATTCCCTAATTTGATGATGCGGagttaaaatagataaataaaaactttctatcatgtatgtttttcacaaaataagaataaagatttttttaattatataagcTTTAATGCActcatcaaaataacaaaagcagccagatgtcaaatgttttaatgacagtaaGAGGtattcaaaatgaacatttacatttgAGTGGAAATTAGGATTAGACACAATAATAATGTATTCAGAATCattcatatttgtaaaataaataaataaataaataatcacctgagaaaggaaaaaagtctgaattgtacaataaaaagtatcaaaaaagaaaatggaattgcaagaaaaaatattCTGAATTTTTAAGTATAAATTCTTAATTGCaaggaaaagtcagaattatgagattttttttttaattaacaggcTTCCATAAGAGAGAAATTCTGCCTCTGTTGcagtttttctgctgattaaagGATAATACAAGATTTCGCTACCTTAAAAATGGttgtggaaagcaaaaaaaaattaaaaaaaaaaatgctatgaaatgcatcatattatGTGAAAAAGTGACATGCTCAAGTTATTTTTTGAATCAGCATAAgcaagtattggatttcattcagcaaatatgatgtaGGACAGTGATATATATTTCTATAACCATTCATTTAATCAGTCTAGGCAATCAACAGTTTAGCTCTGCTTCAACTTTATTTCAGCTCTGAATGACTGTTTGGCTTCAGCGGTTCTCCTGCGATCCATGAAGTGATTGGTCAGTGTTTCCCCCTCATTCAAGCATGTTCCTCAAGTCTGATTAttggtttctgtgtgtgtttgggggtgggatAGTGATGGTCTCTTTAGATCTTTATCCAGCTGTGTTTGCTGTCTTTCCTCTcgacacacaccaacacacacacacacacacacacacacacacacacacacacacacactcacacacactcactcacactcactcactcacactcacacacacacacacacactcacacacacacacacacacacacacacacacacacacacacacacacacacacacacacacacacacacacacacacacactcacactcacacacactcacatgagaAAGAGCAATGAGAACAACAGTGTCATTTTTCACAGCTCTCTCATAGGGGTTTGCTGGCAAATACAGCATTGTGTGTGTTTCCTCAATGAAGGCACTGCTTACGCTGTTATAATGGAAAGATTAAAGGATATACGGAGGGACAGTGAGATTAGAAGAAGGGTCACACAGTAGAAAGGGCAGAAAGATTGTGTTTATAGCTTCACCTCTATTGTGTGTAAAGTTACAAAGGATTCAACTTAAGttcgtctctgtgtgtgtgtgtatatatatatatatatatatatatatttacatttttgatccATTTGTTGAAAACCATGAGGGTGTAACACTAGGTATAACATTATGTGATGCGTTTTGGCTTATGGTTAATTGTATTACTGTGCAGCAGAGTGGATACAATAGTATATGTATTATGGGTTAAggatcaataagatttttttaatgtttttgaaagaagaggtatcaaggctgcatttatttgatcaaaaatactgcaaaaacaatgaaatattattacagtttacaataactgttttctattggaatatttttttttttaatttaatttttttctgtgatcaaatctgaattttcagcatcattactccagtcttcagtgtcacatgatcttcagaaatcattcatatatgctgatttgctcaagaaacatttctgatttttatcatTGTCGTGTTgcttagtatatatatttttttcaggattttttgatgattagaaagttcaaaagaacaggatttatttgaaatagaaatcttttatgaatgtctttactgtcactttactatcaatttaatgaattcttgctgaataaaagcattaatttatatttaaataaataatgataatactgACCCCAAGCGTTTGATTAGTTAAAATCAAAattcaacattattaaaaaaaaaagtgtactttaaTCCACACATTAATGCTATGCcacaatttaaaatgagaaaactattaaaacatttcttctaaaaattttgaagaaaatatcTGACACTTGCCTGTCCAAAAATGGTGCTATTGGATATTCTAAAGTGAGatttttgtggttgctagggtaatctgtgtggttgctaggccaCCCACACCATTTTATCATCTGCCAAGTTTAAGTCTCATTgcttgcatttacatttatgcatttgtatttgAAGTTCAATACTTTGAATCCCTAACCCTCTGAGCAATAGCAAAAGTGATGCAGAAGCACATTTAGATAAGTTTGTTTAAGAACTCCTGTGATGTTTTGGGTGAGGAAACGAGAGCTCGGGAGAGTTACGAAAGCGAATCCTCCGTACACACAACcgacactaaacacacacactctcgttcTAACACACTTGTAATAGTGTACTTTCACAGATGCTCTACAGCTGTGGGCTTGTGTTTCTTTACTGTTAAATGTTGTAGGAATATTTAACCTCGCTTTAGCGCAACACTGTCAAACATGAAGAAATGATTTCACAAGCAGCTGTAGTACATCCACCGATTTTAGTTTTACAGTCTTTACAGTCTACAAATCCAGTAcagaatttaaaagaaagaaaattacttttactttccttctttctttctttcttttttcctttctttcaaaGATTTATGAATTTTTGGACTAAAATCCCCAAAAGagttataatagatatatatttttaatataataccaGAAATTTAAATAACATGGAGTGTCCATAATAgctaaataacaatttaatacattattttaattgaaaaaaaaaagtgttttataatgtgTAGTCGAAGGACATtggcattcaaaagttttgggtcagtaggacttttttatgtttatgaaaagtcctctgctcaccaaggctgcatttatttgcacataaatgcattaaaaacagtgaaatattattacaatttaaaagaactgttttctagtggaatatattgtaaactgtaatttattcctctgatcaaagctgaattttcagcatcattacgccagtcttcagtgtcacatgatccttcagaaatcattctaatatgcagatttgctgctcaagacacatctcttattgttatcaataaagaaaacagttgtactgctaaatatttttgtggaaacttctgtagaaatagaaatcttctgtaacactgtaaatgtctttattgtcacttttgttcaatttaatgcatcctttttatTATCTTACAGTATTTCTTTTTCATACAGCATGACAAACGATCTGAAAAACTCCTTGGGTTTAATTGCGTGTCTCATCATTCTCTCCCTCCatctcccccctctctctctttctctaaagCCGTATTTCTGCATCTCATCAGTTTAAGTGGTTCACCCATCCTCCcattctctctccctccccctACTACATTCACTCATTTTCTTCTTCATTGACTCAGACGGATATCTCTCTGCGTCTcgactcctctctctctctctctcattgtgtGTCGGTTCACATTAAGCATGATTAGCTCACACCTTCTCACATACGCGCTCACACAGCCGTATTCACGGACAATGAGCGCATGCCAGTGCAGTTTGACCTCTGAGAGCCTCCTCTCCTCCCCCTGCCATCAACATCGCCGTCTGAAATATCTTCAGTCCTTTCAGACCAGAGTCAGTCAGGATTCTTTAAACAGGCCGCATCAGCATGATAGCACAAATGagagcttttttttatatatgtcagTTGTTtttgatagactttttttttaagtgtgtttctTGTTTGTTCTTGGTGAGAGAAATAAtgattcttattttttgttttttaagaggtGTTAATGATATGCTTAGATTTTCCAAGATAGctaaaagtcagagatctcaacaTCTCTATACTCTTAGTGTATGCTTGAATACTAACTTGgttgtgtctgtttttatgtgtcctaatgatttttggtggAACATCTGAGACTAAGATACTTCAGTCTAATCAAGGACATCCTTGAGTCTCCTGAGCTATGGGAGTGCAACTTTCCCCTGctaatgcagttttgaaatgattaaaatataccataataaagagaaaaacatactattatagattttattaatattttgaattagatttttattttttttattttttaattttacattttcttttttttaaattgtaatatttgttcatattttaataattttgttgtgtttttgtcattttattatatatatatatatatatatatatatatatctatatatatatatatatatatatatatattatttttttatttttcatttacagttaattttatttctggtaacaaaattgtcttttttaatgGTTCTATGGTGTaatatgatgcattaaaatatgtgTCCATTAATAATGCATCATGCATGTGAGAGTTTTATCAGCTATTATTAAGACCTGTCATTGCAAGCACTTCCTAGTAAGTTGGTGGTCTTTTCACACATGCAAAGCAGGAATAGACCATAAGGTGTTGAATAAGCTGTAAAGGACCTCTGTGAAAGCAGTAATCATGTCTTTATTGAATAGGACACTCTAATTAGTGGTTTTCACTAAGAAAAGCATTAGTATTTATCAAAGCTCTAGTATTCTAAAGTTGAGTGTGTGTCGTCTTGCAGTGTTtgtgaatgattcctcaaatcatgtgtgtttttgaggaaagACGTGCTATTATTTACTAAGAGataaatgcaacattttcatCTGCTGAACCATAAAACAAGTGTGAAAACCCCCCACAGATGCACATTGAAAGAGACTAGAGGATCACACAGAATTTATGTAGAattaacttttaaacagtttttattccaaaattgctagtgaatttcataaataattaaaagaatctGCAAATAACATACTGAgttaacatgacattttgaagtagaaagactgaaatagtattttcttgtaaaaggtactccattatttattcaaaactgtttttttttagttcatcagATATGATTTTGTAATTAAAGGCGAAATACATAAACTAAGCATttatttgctttagttgtgccTGATTCTGAGCCTCATAACTGCGGCTCTTGGCATCTCTTCTCAGTTCAGCCAAATAGTTTTCTACCAAATTTACCAACAAAAACTCAGATCTGAAGcctcactggtgtgtgtgtgtgtgtgtgtgtgtgtgtgtgtctgcatatgTATGTGTTTTCTAATCGACTGCCTTATTTTGTCCGTGTGTTGGTGATGGAGGTCAGCAAGGTTCTGACGTTTGTGATGGTAATGTGAATCGCATACAAAGACGAGACACTGAAAGAGTCAGTCTAAGTCAGTAAGCAACCAAAAGATCATTTTACCGCCATTTCTGAGTTCCTGAGGAATTCAGGAATAGATTGACTGGGATTCCCTGgggatttgagtgtgtgtgagttgatCAATAAAAGCACAAAAGAGCTGATCGGCCAAAATGCATGAGCTGAGattgaacgaaaaaaaaaaaaaaaactagaggaTGCACTAAGATTTGCAGGAAGACAAACCATACTGATTAGCAAAAACAATTGCACCAAAATCACACTTGCTTACAGGTAGGTAAATGGTAGCATGTCACGATTTAATGATAGTGCAATTGAGTGGCTCTGAAAAGCTGCCCTTTGACCTCCTGCCTTGACCCCGACTGACCCCTGAGTCTGTGTTGTCAGAGATCattagtcaaacacacacacacacacacactggccgaCTCACACAAAGATCACTTGTCCGAGTGTTTCATTTATCTaattatcagccaatcagaaaacaGGCTGTGCCGCATTTTTTGAAGATGTGAAAGAGCCTCACACACATGCATCAGCACACCTACACACTCTCTGCTCTGCTTgccttgtgttttgtgctcagaAGATGTATATAAACAGTCAAAAACACAATCAACTACATCCCAAGCttaacactgcatttattttcatttccccTCATATTTAGGTTTTCACTAAATCAacctaaaatgatttttttttagatagtttTGGAGACTCAGAAGGTTGTTTCTGTACAGTTCTTTACTCTGTATAAATCTAGACTCAAACGAATCAGTAGTTGTCATACAGTAAaagtatagagctataaaatgaatatgtataGCAGTTCAGATCAATTGAGATTAGGAACATTTTATCTGAGATTGATTCTAGATaccttggcaaatctgagcacatttTAAGACATTATAGAGATTTTTAATAACTTTAGAGTAGGCATATGAGAACCGtaatcttcttttttgttttattttgcatctgAGAAGcataaatgaaagtttttttttttaaatgtaattttttttattattgtttttattgtgtttgtgttctttgttttgcatgtttgtatGTCTATTCTGATacttgattttaatatatatatatatatatatatatatatatatatatatatatatatatatatctatatatatatatataataaatgtatttattaggctatatagaattttttctctcattttaacGTTACTTTCCCATCTTTTTCACTACAAGAAAACCTGTTTTTAGAGAACAAATGTTTCAAAAGGACTTGATGGGTTTGTTCATTGAACACCAATTACTGGACAGACTTTAAGCTCTTCAAAGGATCTTCATCATTAGTGTAGAGTTACACACTGAGACTCGTATAATGTAGCAGTGGGAGACGGACATGCGACTGTAAAACACTGAATATCCTCATCAACACAAAGAGCTTCATTTTAAGAGACATTTACAACAGCAAGTTGATTTTGAGAAataaaagtcatgataacatgattcttgagcagcaaatcagcatattagaatgatttctgaaggatcatgtgacactgaagacagaaattttaccagtatgttttaTTCTTAATcattaattgaaaatgtgaatGAGAAGTGCAGTCCACCACATTACAACTGTTTAAATGATCCTGATGAATGTCCTGACAGCTGGAAACCCTTCGGTGATAAAGTTTGACAGCGAGGTTTGTTCTGGTGGAACAACAGAGAATTTCAGATGTTCGACTCTCTTGCGCCCTCGTTTTCTGCCTGTTATTCCTTCATTCGGCCTCTTGTGCGAGTGACTGACTCTATTGTCATTGATACATTGTAAATCAGTACATTTTGGAGGGAAACCGATAGCAcatctgtgacacacacacactgtgcccTCAGGGTCAAACCCCTGTCTGACCAGacacaacagtgtgtgtgtgtgtgtgtgtttgagggtgtgttttgtgtctctgacTCGACAAGAAGTTCCCTCCAAAATTTCTATTCTCATTCATCGGGCCGGCTGCTTCCCTCAGGGGCTAAACACACACTTTAGACggcggtttgtgtgtgtgtgtgtttgtgtgtttagccCAGCCCCGCAGGAGCTCACCGCTGCAGACACAGCAGGGAGAGATGCCTCCTGCACTCGTCCTGAAAACACCACTGAAAAGATTGCAAACTGAAAGAGAGTCTCTTTGTCACATTTACAATGTACAAGAGTGGAAACTCAATTGACTTGACTTGTTGTGCTGTGTGAACCGTTTactacaaacaaatacataaataaatcaggaatttttagtttaaatgaagTCCTATGCAGGTCTGGAAGTTGTTTCAAaggaaaaatataatagaaatgtgTAATTTATGATGAAACTATAGTCAGAC
Proteins encoded in this window:
- the metrn gene encoding meteorin, whose protein sequence is MMQVSDFRNFALWISFLTSFTMASYSEDQCSWRGSGLSQAVKNVEQVWLRCGEGSVEWLYPAGALRLTLSPRLPWSALGPGESSRSPVSACIKPDQHWGGAQLYVERDGVLELLVGDETSGPARVRCFSAMPGERPALFLQATPHQDISRRIAAFRYELRGDWTAQPSVNTDPIGSEGACRPCNNTEILMAVCTSDFVVRGNIRSVDKDSNLKAAVIKVSATRVYRQKFALFPESGRLTRSGEIRTPLQCGVRPGAGSFLFTGRVHFGEAWLGCAPRYKDFLKVYEQAKQSLMIPCTLVND